A stretch of the Sorangium aterium genome encodes the following:
- a CDS encoding nitrilase-related carbon-nitrogen hydrolase: protein MARNVLGGLIQCSTPIGDDGASVMAIRDAMFEKHLPFIDEAGKRGVQILCLQEVFNTPYFCPSQDAKWCDVAEPVPGPTVERLAAYAKKYKMVMIIPIYEREMAGVYYNTAAVVDADGTYLGKYRKTHIPHTNGFWEKFFFKPGNLGYPTFQTRYARIGVYICYDRHFPEGARLLGLNGAEIVWNPSATVAGLSQYLWKLEQPAHAVANGYFIAASNRVGTEAPWNIGKFYGTSYFCDPRGSFLATGSEDKDELVVAEMNLDLIEEVRRTWQFYRDRRPETYGELTEHLP, encoded by the coding sequence ATGGCAAGGAATGTACTTGGCGGGCTGATCCAGTGCTCCACCCCGATCGGCGACGACGGCGCCTCCGTCATGGCCATCCGGGACGCGATGTTCGAGAAGCACCTGCCGTTCATCGACGAGGCGGGGAAGAGGGGTGTGCAGATCCTCTGTTTGCAGGAGGTCTTCAACACACCTTACTTCTGTCCTTCGCAGGACGCGAAATGGTGCGATGTGGCCGAGCCCGTCCCCGGCCCGACGGTCGAGCGGCTCGCGGCGTATGCCAAGAAGTACAAGATGGTGATGATCATCCCGATCTACGAGCGGGAGATGGCGGGCGTCTACTACAACACGGCCGCCGTGGTCGACGCCGACGGCACGTACCTCGGCAAGTACCGGAAGACGCACATCCCGCACACGAACGGGTTCTGGGAGAAGTTCTTCTTCAAGCCGGGGAACCTCGGGTATCCCACGTTCCAGACGCGGTATGCGCGGATCGGCGTTTATATCTGCTATGATCGCCACTTCCCGGAGGGGGCGCGGCTGCTCGGCCTGAACGGCGCCGAGATCGTGTGGAACCCCTCGGCGACGGTCGCCGGGCTCTCCCAGTACCTCTGGAAGCTCGAGCAGCCCGCGCACGCCGTGGCCAACGGCTACTTCATCGCCGCCTCGAACCGCGTCGGCACCGAGGCGCCGTGGAACATCGGCAAGTTCTACGGGACGAGCTACTTCTGCGACCCGAGGGGCAGCTTCCTCGCGACGGGGAGCGAGGACAAGGACGAGCTCGTCGTCGCCGAGATGAACCTCGACCTGATCGAGGAGGTGCGGAGGACGTGGCAGTTCTACCGCGATCGCCGGCCCGAGACGTACGGCGAGCTCACGGAACATCTGCCCTGA
- a CDS encoding CoA-acylating methylmalonate-semialdehyde dehydrogenase — MRVLENFVGGAWSRASGTTRLEVKNPATGESLAEVPLSTAADVDAAVKAAQAAFPGWSATPPVQRARYLFKLREIFDAHRDEIAAICTSEHGKTLSEARNDFGRGIENVEHAAGIPALLMGQGLEDVASRIDCHTIRQPLGVFAAITPFNFPPMVPLWFLPYAIATGNTFVLKPSEQVPLSQQRIFELIEQAGLPPGVVNLVHGGRDVVNAFCAHRDIAGVSFVGSSAVARHVYKSAAEAGKRVQALGGAKNFLVVMPDAERQMTVANVAESIYGCSGQRCLAGSVVVCVGDTYEAVRDGLVRHAKGIVLGDGSKPGVTMGPVISAAHRDRVLSYINQGVAEGATLLLDGRDARVEGYPDGNWVGPTVFDDVRPGMVIATEEIFGPVACLMRASDLDEAIAIANRSEYGNAASIYTSSGRAAREFQHRVGAGMVGVNIGVAAPMAFFPFGGQKGSFFGDLKAHGPTAIDFYTERKIVITRWF, encoded by the coding sequence ATGCGTGTGCTGGAAAACTTCGTCGGCGGAGCCTGGTCTCGAGCTTCGGGGACGACGCGCCTCGAGGTGAAGAACCCGGCGACCGGGGAATCTCTTGCGGAGGTCCCCCTCTCGACGGCGGCCGACGTCGACGCGGCGGTGAAGGCCGCGCAGGCGGCGTTCCCCGGCTGGAGCGCGACGCCGCCGGTGCAGCGGGCGCGCTACCTCTTCAAGCTGCGCGAGATCTTCGACGCCCATCGCGACGAGATCGCGGCGATCTGCACCTCCGAGCACGGCAAGACGCTGTCCGAGGCCCGGAACGATTTCGGTCGCGGCATCGAGAACGTCGAGCACGCGGCCGGCATCCCGGCCCTCCTGATGGGGCAGGGCCTCGAGGACGTGGCGTCCCGGATCGACTGCCACACGATCCGCCAGCCGCTCGGCGTCTTCGCGGCGATCACGCCGTTCAATTTCCCCCCGATGGTGCCGCTCTGGTTCTTGCCGTACGCGATCGCGACGGGGAACACGTTCGTGCTCAAGCCGTCGGAGCAGGTCCCGCTCTCGCAGCAGCGCATCTTCGAGCTGATCGAGCAGGCCGGGCTGCCGCCCGGGGTGGTGAACCTGGTCCACGGCGGCCGCGACGTCGTGAACGCCTTCTGCGCGCACAGGGACATCGCGGGCGTGTCGTTCGTCGGCTCGTCGGCGGTCGCGCGCCACGTGTACAAGAGCGCCGCGGAGGCGGGCAAGCGGGTCCAGGCGCTCGGCGGGGCGAAGAACTTCCTCGTCGTGATGCCGGACGCCGAGCGGCAGATGACGGTCGCCAACGTGGCCGAGTCCATCTACGGCTGCTCCGGCCAGCGATGCCTGGCCGGCAGCGTCGTCGTGTGCGTCGGCGACACCTACGAGGCCGTGCGCGACGGGCTCGTGCGCCACGCGAAGGGGATCGTGCTGGGCGACGGGTCGAAGCCGGGCGTGACCATGGGCCCGGTGATCTCGGCGGCGCACAGGGACCGGGTGCTCTCGTACATCAACCAGGGCGTGGCGGAGGGGGCGACGCTCCTCCTCGACGGCCGGGACGCCAGGGTCGAGGGGTATCCGGACGGCAACTGGGTAGGGCCCACGGTCTTCGACGACGTGCGGCCAGGGATGGTGATCGCGACCGAGGAGATCTTCGGGCCGGTCGCGTGCCTGATGCGCGCGAGCGACCTCGACGAGGCGATCGCGATCGCGAACCGGAGCGAGTACGGCAATGCGGCGTCGATCTACACGTCGAGCGGCCGCGCGGCGCGCGAGTTCCAGCACCGCGTGGGCGCCGGGATGGTCGGCGTGAACATCGGCGTCGCGGCGCCCATGGCCTTCTTCCCCTTCGGCGGCCAGAAGGGCAGCTTCTTCGGCGATCTGAAGGCGCACGGCCCGACGGCCATCGACTTCTACACGGAGCGCAAGATCGTCATCACGAGGTGGTTCTGA
- a CDS encoding Rv1355c family protein, producing the protein MNTTRWQQLISLREAREAREAREAPNGAWRPRFFRPAREDDAEELGRLLHDDARIEIFDTIDRQLADLVKTRHPRERLGERDIARLVGERLNGVPIEAYGVWVYYPWSHRLVHLLDEAEFVELRTDRNKHKISGEEQAALARRRVGVVGLSVGQSVAMTIALERGAGELRLADFDHLDLSNLNRIRTGAHNLDLPKVVATAREIAELDPFLDVKCFPEGVTADNIDRFLLDGGKLDVLVDECDSLDIKLLLRANARAHRIPVVMETSDRGLIDVERFDLEGDRPILHGLVGDLTPERLRGLSTEDKVPYVMQIIGQDAISLRLRASLIEVQQSVSTWPQLGSAVVHGGAAAADTARRIALGEPVRSGRYYVDLEQLIGGPEGEPAAADAPRAPGPALAAAAGPLPAAEAGAVELDPARLRRLVAAGVAAPSGGNCQPWLWVHEGRRLGLFHDRARSESLADFQGAGGVVALGAAAENVVLAAHREGLSVRVSPFPREGDEDLAATFAFFGAPPPGAEEHLMDGLADAIGIRHTNRRPGQRAPLAEEHRAALRAAVESVPGARLELLEAPAELDEIGALIGAGDRLRMLARQTHADMMREVRWTEAEAEARRDGLFVGTLELSPTDLAGFKICRDYRALELVRRWGGGRGLERMAQKAIRCATAVGLITLPRARPTDYFQGGRAVERAWLTAAQLGIAVYPMTTLPYLFARLIRGRGEGLDAETAEAATGLRERYLRLFDVTDATAEVLLFRLSLAGPVSARSLRRPLDDVLVVR; encoded by the coding sequence ATGAACACGACCCGCTGGCAGCAGCTCATCTCCTTGCGAGAAGCGCGAGAAGCGCGAGAGGCGCGAGAGGCCCCGAACGGCGCGTGGCGGCCCCGCTTCTTCCGCCCGGCGCGCGAGGACGACGCGGAGGAGCTCGGCCGCTTGCTCCACGACGACGCCCGGATCGAGATCTTCGACACGATCGACCGGCAGCTCGCCGACCTCGTGAAGACCCGCCACCCCCGGGAGCGCCTCGGTGAGCGGGACATCGCGCGGCTCGTGGGAGAGCGCCTGAACGGCGTCCCTATCGAGGCCTATGGAGTCTGGGTCTACTATCCGTGGTCGCACCGCCTCGTGCACCTGCTCGATGAGGCGGAGTTCGTCGAGCTGCGGACCGACCGGAACAAGCACAAGATCAGCGGTGAGGAGCAGGCCGCGCTCGCCCGCCGGCGCGTGGGCGTCGTCGGCCTCTCCGTGGGGCAGTCCGTGGCGATGACCATCGCGCTCGAGCGGGGCGCCGGCGAGCTGCGCCTCGCGGACTTCGACCACCTCGATCTCTCGAACCTGAACCGGATCCGGACCGGCGCGCACAACCTCGATCTGCCGAAGGTCGTCGCCACGGCGCGCGAGATCGCCGAGCTCGACCCGTTCCTCGACGTGAAGTGCTTCCCCGAGGGGGTCACGGCGGACAATATCGATCGCTTCCTGCTCGACGGGGGCAAGCTCGATGTCCTCGTGGACGAGTGCGACAGCCTCGATATCAAGCTCCTGCTCCGCGCGAACGCGCGCGCCCACCGCATACCGGTCGTGATGGAGACGAGCGACCGGGGGCTCATCGACGTCGAGCGCTTCGATCTGGAGGGCGATCGGCCGATCCTCCATGGGCTCGTCGGCGATCTCACGCCCGAGCGCCTCCGCGGCCTGTCGACCGAGGACAAGGTGCCTTATGTCATGCAGATCATCGGGCAAGACGCGATCTCGCTGCGGCTCCGCGCGTCGCTCATCGAGGTGCAGCAATCGGTGAGCACATGGCCTCAGCTCGGGTCGGCGGTCGTCCACGGCGGGGCGGCCGCCGCGGACACGGCGCGCCGGATCGCCCTCGGCGAGCCGGTGCGGTCGGGCCGGTACTACGTCGACCTGGAGCAGCTCATCGGCGGCCCCGAGGGGGAGCCTGCCGCCGCGGACGCGCCGCGCGCGCCGGGCCCTGCCCTCGCCGCGGCGGCGGGCCCGCTCCCGGCCGCCGAGGCGGGCGCCGTCGAGCTCGACCCGGCGCGGCTCCGGCGGCTCGTCGCGGCGGGCGTCGCGGCGCCCTCGGGCGGCAACTGCCAGCCCTGGCTCTGGGTCCACGAGGGCCGTCGCCTCGGGCTGTTCCACGACCGCGCGCGCTCCGAGTCGCTCGCCGACTTCCAGGGCGCGGGCGGCGTGGTCGCGCTCGGCGCGGCCGCCGAGAACGTCGTCCTCGCCGCGCACCGCGAGGGGCTCAGCGTGCGCGTCTCGCCGTTCCCGCGCGAGGGCGACGAGGACCTGGCCGCGACGTTCGCGTTCTTCGGCGCGCCGCCGCCCGGCGCCGAGGAGCACCTGATGGATGGCCTCGCGGACGCCATCGGGATCCGGCACACGAACCGGCGCCCCGGCCAGCGGGCGCCGCTCGCGGAGGAGCACCGCGCCGCCCTCCGCGCCGCGGTCGAGTCCGTGCCCGGGGCGCGCCTCGAGCTGCTCGAGGCGCCGGCGGAGCTCGACGAGATCGGCGCCCTCATCGGCGCCGGGGATCGGCTCCGGATGCTCGCGAGGCAGACCCACGCCGACATGATGAGGGAGGTCCGCTGGACCGAGGCGGAGGCCGAGGCGCGCCGGGACGGGCTGTTCGTCGGCACGCTCGAGCTCTCGCCGACCGATCTCGCGGGGTTCAAGATCTGCCGGGATTACCGCGCCCTGGAGCTCGTGCGGCGCTGGGGCGGCGGCCGGGGGCTGGAGAGGATGGCGCAGAAGGCGATCCGCTGCGCGACGGCCGTCGGGCTGATCACCCTGCCGCGCGCCCGGCCCACCGACTATTTCCAGGGCGGCAGGGCGGTCGAGCGCGCGTGGCTCACCGCGGCGCAGCTGGGCATCGCGGTCTACCCGATGACGACGCTGCCTTACCTGTTCGCGCGGCTGATCCGGGGCCGCGGCGAGGGGCTCGACGCGGAGACCGCGGAGGCCGCGACCGGGCTCCGGGAGCGTTATCTCCGGCTGTTCGACGTCACCGACGCGACGGCGGAGGTCCTGCTCTTCCGCCTGTCGCTCGCGGGCCCCGTGTCGGCGCGCTCCCTCCGCCGCCCCCTCGACGACGTGCTCGTCGTGCGCTGA
- a CDS encoding STAS/SEC14 domain-containing protein produces MYQLKIDLINALIEVTLQGVVRTEEAQAYAAEYKKALGSLYGRRIRVLVDFRGFSIASEEATELLRDIAATSTAMGVIRAAELVQSDLAALQASRIAREAGTAQLVRVFKDEGAARSWLLGDRPTP; encoded by the coding sequence ATGTACCAGCTCAAGATCGACCTCATCAACGCTCTCATCGAGGTCACGTTGCAGGGCGTCGTGCGCACGGAGGAGGCGCAAGCGTACGCCGCGGAGTACAAGAAGGCCCTTGGCTCGCTCTACGGCCGGAGGATCCGCGTCCTCGTGGACTTCCGTGGCTTTTCCATCGCCTCGGAGGAGGCGACGGAGCTCCTCCGAGACATCGCGGCGACCTCGACCGCGATGGGGGTGATCAGGGCCGCCGAGCTCGTGCAAAGCGATCTCGCGGCGCTGCAGGCGAGCCGGATCGCCCGTGAGGCGGGGACCGCGCAGCTCGTGCGGGTCTTCAAGGACGAGGGGGCCGCGCGCAGCTGGCTCCTCGGCGATCGCCCGACGCCGTGA
- a CDS encoding TerC family protein has protein sequence MPDLSAFLHADGWITLATLSALEIVLGIDNIVFLSIMTAKLPPEQQPLARRIGLLLALGMRLLLLLAISWVMGLKATLFSLLGQDFSGRDLILLGGGVFLIGKATHEMFDKLEVDDPKEEQPKAKGSFVSVITQIVLLDIVFSLDSVITAVGMAQHISIMMVAMFIAVGVMLVFAGSIGAFIQRHPSMKILALSFLLLIGVVLVADGMGQHISKGYIYFAMAFSLGVELINMHLRARQRRTKMGSSPDLSPAHEQAPPGS, from the coding sequence ATGCCCGACTTGAGCGCCTTTCTGCACGCCGACGGCTGGATCACGCTGGCGACCCTCAGCGCGCTGGAGATCGTGCTTGGGATCGACAACATCGTCTTCCTCTCCATCATGACGGCGAAGCTGCCGCCGGAGCAACAGCCGCTCGCCCGCCGCATCGGCCTCCTGCTCGCCCTCGGGATGCGGCTGCTCCTCCTGCTCGCGATCTCGTGGGTGATGGGACTCAAGGCCACCCTGTTCAGCCTGCTCGGACAGGACTTCAGCGGGCGTGATCTGATCCTGCTCGGCGGCGGCGTGTTCTTGATTGGCAAGGCGACCCACGAGATGTTCGACAAACTCGAGGTCGACGATCCCAAGGAAGAGCAGCCGAAGGCGAAGGGGTCGTTCGTCTCCGTCATCACGCAGATCGTGCTGCTCGACATCGTCTTTTCGCTCGACTCGGTCATCACCGCCGTCGGCATGGCGCAGCACATCTCGATCATGATGGTGGCCATGTTCATCGCGGTGGGCGTGATGCTCGTCTTCGCCGGGAGCATCGGCGCGTTCATCCAGCGCCACCCGAGCATGAAGATCCTCGCGCTGAGCTTCCTGCTCCTCATCGGCGTGGTGCTGGTGGCCGACGGCATGGGCCAGCACATCAGCAAGGGGTATATCTACTTCGCGATGGCCTTCTCGCTCGGCGTCGAGCTCATCAACATGCACCTCCGGGCGCGCCAGCGGCGCACGAAGATGGGGAGCTCTCCAGACCTCTCGCCGGCGCACGAGCAGGCTCCTCCGGGGAGCTGA
- a CDS encoding response regulator produces MSDERDDQGDSERGKRRRIVVVDDDDAIVETLAEVLLAEGYEVEGYTDPLEALERLRSQAPPDAIVIDCVMPFLDGPRLIETLAAEGRAAPVVLVTALSDPGFCIDPNHPDATRIINKPFDLEQLLETLDDLTSAPPVSAPEARRRSRTASTQRT; encoded by the coding sequence GTGAGCGACGAGCGAGACGACCAAGGAGACTCAGAGCGGGGAAAGCGGCGGCGCATCGTCGTCGTCGACGACGACGACGCGATCGTCGAGACGCTGGCGGAGGTGCTGCTGGCCGAAGGGTATGAGGTCGAGGGGTACACCGACCCCCTCGAGGCCCTGGAGCGGCTGCGCTCCCAGGCGCCGCCCGACGCCATCGTCATCGACTGCGTGATGCCGTTCCTGGACGGGCCGCGCCTCATCGAGACGCTCGCGGCCGAGGGGAGAGCGGCGCCCGTCGTGCTCGTGACCGCGCTCAGCGATCCCGGCTTCTGCATCGATCCGAACCACCCGGACGCGACGAGGATCATCAACAAGCCGTTCGACCTGGAGCAGCTGCTGGAGACGCTCGACGACCTCACGAGCGCGCCCCCGGTGAGCGCGCCAGAGGCGCGG